The proteins below come from a single Saccharophagus degradans 2-40 genomic window:
- a CDS encoding ParB/RepB/Spo0J family partition protein, whose translation MAKRKGLGRGLDALLSSGAAATPAEAIKAATSAAADVTTNVDGILKNLPIEFLQRGKYQPRRDMHQEALEELAESIKSQGVMQPIVVRPIGDNKYEIIAGERRWRATQLAGLDTIPAVIREVPDETAIAMALIENIQREDLNPMEEAFALKRLQDEFELTHQEVADAVGKSRTAVTNLLRLINLTEDVRTLLEHGDLEMGHARSLLSLNEGQQRTAAREIVAKGLSVRQAEALVRRLQQEAEQEKSETKTKIDPDIQKLEEKLAEHVGVPVIVQHSAKGKGRLVLKYNNLDELDGILAHLKYEH comes from the coding sequence ATGGCAAAAAGAAAGGGATTGGGCCGAGGGCTCGACGCGCTATTAAGCAGCGGCGCAGCTGCTACCCCCGCCGAGGCAATTAAAGCCGCCACCAGCGCAGCCGCAGATGTAACCACCAATGTGGATGGCATACTAAAAAATCTACCCATCGAGTTTTTGCAGCGCGGTAAATACCAGCCGCGTCGCGATATGCATCAAGAAGCATTAGAAGAGCTTGCCGAATCGATAAAATCGCAGGGTGTAATGCAACCTATTGTTGTGCGCCCTATTGGCGACAACAAATACGAAATTATTGCCGGTGAACGCCGCTGGCGCGCCACTCAGTTAGCTGGGTTAGATACCATTCCCGCTGTTATTCGCGAAGTACCCGATGAAACCGCCATAGCGATGGCGCTTATCGAAAACATTCAACGCGAAGACCTCAACCCCATGGAAGAGGCATTTGCGTTAAAGCGTTTACAAGACGAGTTTGAGCTAACCCACCAAGAAGTGGCCGACGCGGTAGGTAAATCGCGCACTGCAGTCACTAACCTGCTGCGTTTAATTAACTTAACCGAAGATGTACGCACCCTACTTGAGCACGGCGATTTAGAAATGGGCCACGCCCGCAGCTTGCTTAGCTTAAACGAAGGCCAGCAACGCACTGCCGCGCGAGAAATTGTGGCAAAAGGCCTATCGGTTCGCCAAGCAGAAGCATTAGTTCGCCGCTTACAGCAAGAAGCTGAACAAGAAAAATCAGAAACCAAAACCAAAATTGACCCAGATATTCAAAAGCTAGAAGAAAAACTTGCCGAGCATGTAGGTGTGCCGGTAATAGTGCAGCACTCCGCCAAGGGTAAAGGTAGGTTGGTTTTAAAATACAATAATCTAGATGAGCTAGATGGCATATTGGCGCATTTAAAATACGAGCACTAA
- a CDS encoding ParA family protein has product MGNVYAIANQKGGVGKTTTCVNLAASLAATKKRVLLIDLDPQGNATMGSGVDKNSQEFTIYDVLVGLTRCENALQKSPDGHYMVLPANGDLTAAEVEMLTLDNKEYRLKTALSSIRNSFDYILIDCPPSLNMLTVNALAACDGVIIPMQCEYYALEGVSALVNTINTIQNALNPNLRIEGVLRTMYDPRNSLTGDVSAELSHHFGDRVYRTCVPRNVRLAEAPSFGKPVLAYDKTSKGAMAYIALAGEIIRRNDTPTPTPELATAS; this is encoded by the coding sequence GTGGGCAACGTATACGCAATTGCAAACCAGAAAGGCGGCGTGGGTAAAACAACCACCTGTGTAAACCTTGCTGCATCGCTAGCGGCCACCAAAAAACGTGTTCTGTTAATAGATTTAGACCCGCAAGGTAACGCCACCATGGGCAGCGGCGTAGATAAAAACTCGCAAGAATTCACTATTTACGATGTGCTTGTTGGGCTTACCCGCTGCGAAAACGCACTGCAAAAATCCCCCGACGGCCACTACATGGTATTGCCAGCCAACGGCGACCTAACCGCAGCCGAAGTAGAAATGCTAACGCTCGACAACAAAGAATACCGCCTTAAAACGGCATTAAGCTCTATTCGCAACAGTTTTGACTACATTCTTATCGACTGCCCCCCCTCACTTAACATGCTTACCGTAAACGCGCTTGCCGCGTGCGATGGCGTGATTATTCCTATGCAGTGTGAATACTATGCACTGGAAGGGGTATCGGCGTTGGTGAATACCATTAATACCATTCAAAATGCGCTCAACCCCAATTTGCGCATTGAAGGGGTATTGCGCACCATGTACGACCCGCGCAACAGCCTAACGGGCGATGTATCTGCAGAGCTTTCTCATCACTTTGGCGACCGCGTATACCGTACCTGCGTACCGCGCAATGTGCGCTTGGCCGAAGCGCCAAGTTTTGGCAAGCCAGTGTTGGCGTACGATAAAACATCTAAAGGGGCCATGGCGTATATCGCATTGGCCGGTGAAATTATTCGCCGCAACGATACCCCCACCCCTACCCCTGAGCTAGCAACCGCAAGCTAG
- the rsmG gene encoding 16S rRNA (guanine(527)-N(7))-methyltransferase RsmG, with protein sequence MGESIAQQRGPFARRLQEYAASIELTLSEQQVNQLLDYLELFEKWNKAYNLSAIRDAEGMFTKHLLDSLSIAPHLTGERFIDVGTGGGLPGIPMAICFPQRHFTLLDSAGKKVRFLFQVKQALGLSNVDTQNRRVETFQPQPQFDGVISRAFASITYMLTWCNHLIHDDGRFWAMKGVMPNSELSELPKKYIVKASHALHVPNLEGERCLIELALAQESNSKA encoded by the coding sequence GTGGGGGAATCTATAGCACAACAGCGCGGCCCCTTTGCACGCCGCCTGCAGGAATACGCCGCATCTATCGAGTTAACATTAAGCGAACAGCAGGTAAACCAACTGCTCGATTACCTCGAATTGTTTGAAAAGTGGAACAAAGCCTACAACCTCTCGGCAATACGCGATGCCGAAGGTATGTTCACCAAACACCTGCTAGACAGCCTAAGCATTGCCCCGCACTTAACCGGCGAGCGATTTATCGATGTGGGCACTGGTGGCGGTTTACCCGGTATCCCCATGGCTATTTGCTTCCCGCAGCGCCACTTTACCCTGCTAGATTCGGCCGGCAAAAAGGTGCGGTTTTTGTTTCAAGTGAAGCAAGCACTGGGGTTAAGCAATGTAGACACCCAAAATCGCCGTGTAGAAACCTTTCAACCCCAACCCCAATTTGACGGTGTGATTAGCCGCGCTTTTGCGTCTATTACCTATATGCTTACCTGGTGTAATCACCTTATTCACGACGACGGTCGCTTTTGGGCTATGAAAGGCGTTATGCCAAATAGTGAGTTGAGCGAATTGCCAAAAAAATATATCGTCAAAGCTTCGCACGCGTTGCACGTACCCAATTTGGAAGGTGAACGCTGTTTAATCGAATTAGCACTGGCTCAAGAGTCAAACTCGAAGGCATAA
- the mnmG gene encoding tRNA uridine-5-carboxymethylaminomethyl(34) synthesis enzyme MnmG: MIYPTQYDVIVIGGGHAGTEACLAAARMGCKTLLLTHNIETLGQMSCNPAIGGIGKSHLVKEIDALGGAMALATDKGGIQFRILNSRKGPAVRATRAQADRALYKAAVREILENQPNLDIFQQAADDLVVEGERVTGVTTQMGVTFKAPTVVLTAGTFLGGKIHIGMENHSGGRAGDPPSIALASRLRELPLRVDRLKTGTPPRIDARSVNFDGLEKQWGEEKTPVMSYMGSLADHPEQTCCWITHTNAQTHDFIRSGFDRSPMFTGVIEGVGPRYCPSIEDKVNRFADKDSHQIFIEPEGLKTHELYPNGISTSLPFDVQMAFVRSIKGFENAHITRPGYAIEYDFFDPRDLKYSFETKHIEGLFFAGQINGTTGYEEAGAQGLLAGLNAALKAQGKEAWCPRRDEAYIGVLADDLISMGTREPYRMFTSRAEYRLLLREDNADMRLTEKGRELGLVDDARWQAFCKKREAIELETQRMRTTWIQPNSAEANALAAKMPAELAREYSLLDLLKRPELTYDDLGSLKGEAVSDPQVAEQVEINTKYAGYINRQTDDIERMRQHENTVIPVEFDYMSVEGLSNELKQKLSEARPETLSRASRIPGVTPAAVSLILIYLKKRGLLKNKAALA, encoded by the coding sequence ATGATTTACCCCACTCAGTACGATGTGATCGTTATTGGCGGCGGCCACGCTGGCACCGAAGCCTGCCTAGCTGCAGCGCGTATGGGATGTAAAACCCTTCTGCTCACCCACAACATAGAAACTCTGGGGCAAATGAGCTGTAACCCCGCCATAGGCGGCATTGGCAAAAGCCATTTGGTAAAAGAAATTGATGCCCTTGGCGGCGCCATGGCGCTGGCAACCGACAAAGGCGGCATCCAATTCCGCATTCTCAACAGCCGCAAAGGCCCTGCCGTGCGCGCAACCCGCGCTCAAGCAGACCGCGCACTTTACAAAGCGGCTGTACGCGAAATATTAGAAAACCAGCCCAATCTCGATATATTCCAACAGGCTGCCGACGACTTAGTGGTTGAAGGCGAGCGCGTTACCGGCGTTACCACCCAAATGGGTGTCACCTTCAAAGCGCCCACCGTTGTGCTTACAGCCGGTACCTTTTTGGGCGGTAAAATTCACATAGGTATGGAGAACCACTCAGGTGGCCGTGCAGGCGACCCGCCCTCCATCGCACTAGCAAGCCGTTTGCGCGAACTACCGCTGCGCGTAGACAGGTTAAAAACCGGCACCCCACCGCGTATTGACGCGCGCAGTGTGAATTTTGACGGGCTAGAAAAGCAGTGGGGCGAAGAAAAAACCCCAGTGATGAGCTATATGGGCTCGCTGGCAGATCACCCCGAGCAAACCTGTTGCTGGATAACCCACACCAACGCTCAAACCCACGATTTTATTCGCAGCGGTTTCGATCGCTCGCCCATGTTTACCGGCGTTATTGAAGGGGTTGGCCCGCGTTACTGCCCCTCTATCGAAGACAAAGTGAACCGCTTTGCCGATAAAGACAGCCACCAAATATTTATTGAGCCAGAAGGCCTTAAAACCCACGAGCTCTACCCTAACGGTATATCCACCAGTTTGCCGTTTGATGTGCAAATGGCCTTTGTGCGCTCGATAAAGGGCTTTGAAAACGCCCATATCACCCGTCCAGGCTATGCTATTGAGTACGATTTTTTCGACCCACGCGATCTGAAGTACAGCTTTGAAACAAAGCACATCGAAGGTTTGTTCTTTGCTGGCCAAATTAACGGCACCACCGGCTACGAAGAAGCTGGCGCCCAAGGTTTGTTGGCTGGCTTAAATGCGGCGCTTAAAGCCCAGGGCAAAGAAGCCTGGTGCCCGCGTCGCGACGAAGCCTACATAGGTGTACTGGCAGACGATCTTATTTCTATGGGCACCCGCGAGCCCTACCGCATGTTTACCAGCCGCGCCGAATACCGCCTATTGCTGCGCGAAGATAACGCCGATATGCGCTTAACCGAAAAAGGCCGCGAATTAGGCTTGGTAGATGATGCCCGCTGGCAAGCGTTCTGCAAAAAACGCGAAGCCATCGAGTTGGAAACCCAGCGTATGCGCACCACGTGGATTCAACCCAATAGCGCCGAGGCGAATGCCCTAGCCGCAAAAATGCCTGCCGAGCTAGCACGTGAGTACTCACTTCTAGATTTGCTCAAGCGTCCAGAGCTTACCTACGACGACCTAGGCAGCCTTAAAGGCGAAGCGGTAAGCGACCCGCAAGTGGCTGAGCAGGTAGAAATTAATACCAAGTATGCCGGCTACATCAATCGCCAAACCGACGATATTGAGCGTATGCGTCAGCACGAAAACACCGTAATCCCGGTGGAATTCGACTACATGAGCGTGGAAGGCCTCTCTAACGAGCTTAAGCAAAAATTGTCCGAGGCGCGTCCAGAAACATTGTCGCGCGCATCGCGTATACCGGGTGTTACCCCTGCCGCTGTATCACTAATTCTTATTTACCTTAAAAAACGCGGCTTGCTTAAAAACAAAGCTGCGCTGGCATAA